In Plantibacter sp. PA-3-X8, one DNA window encodes the following:
- a CDS encoding LacI family DNA-binding transcriptional regulator: protein MAALAGVSKSTASRVINGSSQVTPEAVASVTAAVEQLHYVPNRAARSLVRRRAQTIAMVIPQRTAEFFADPYFAEVIQGAAMYASSTDYTLTLLIESDVDPDKTRRFLTGGNVDGALVLSHHTSMQAYAKLSTSLPVVFGVRALEETTPPGHVVDVDNVEAGALATRRLVEAGRSRIATITGPLDTAAGIDRRAGWRRALLEAGLEPGPEEEGDFTPTSGARAMERLLADGRQVDAVFAASAQMATGALGVLRDRGIPVPTRIAMTSVDNNVFAVDAYPALTTVDLRTAEKGALLVQTLHRLIAGEDVPEMTTIPCELVERASV from the coding sequence GTGGCAGCGCTCGCGGGCGTCTCCAAGTCCACCGCCTCCCGCGTCATCAACGGGTCCTCCCAGGTGACGCCGGAGGCGGTCGCGTCCGTGACCGCGGCCGTCGAGCAGCTGCACTACGTCCCGAACCGCGCGGCACGCAGCCTCGTGCGTCGGCGTGCGCAGACGATCGCGATGGTCATCCCGCAACGCACCGCCGAGTTCTTCGCCGACCCCTACTTCGCCGAGGTCATCCAGGGTGCCGCGATGTACGCGTCGTCGACCGACTACACGCTGACGCTGCTGATCGAATCCGACGTCGACCCGGACAAGACCCGCCGGTTCCTCACCGGCGGCAACGTGGACGGCGCGCTCGTCCTCTCGCATCACACGAGCATGCAGGCGTACGCGAAGCTGTCGACGTCCCTCCCGGTCGTGTTCGGGGTGCGGGCGCTCGAGGAGACGACGCCACCTGGACATGTCGTCGACGTCGACAACGTGGAGGCGGGCGCCCTGGCGACCCGGCGTCTGGTGGAGGCCGGTCGGTCCCGCATCGCCACGATCACCGGCCCGCTCGACACCGCGGCCGGTATCGACCGCCGTGCCGGGTGGCGGCGCGCCCTCCTCGAGGCGGGACTCGAGCCGGGACCCGAGGAGGAGGGTGACTTCACGCCGACGAGCGGCGCACGCGCGATGGAACGGCTCCTCGCAGACGGCCGGCAGGTCGATGCGGTGTTCGCGGCGTCGGCGCAGATGGCGACGGGCGCGCTCGGTGTGCTCCGCGACCGCGGGATCCCGGTTCCGACGCGGATCGCCATGACCTCGGTGGACAACAACGTCTTCGCGGTCGACGCCTATCCGGCGCTGACGACGGTCGATCTGCGCACGGCTGAGAAGGGGGCGTTGCTCGTGCAGACGCTGCACCGGCTCATCGCCGGTGAGGACGTCCCCGAGATGACGACGATCCCGTGCGAACTGGTGGAGCGCGCCTCGGTGTGA
- a CDS encoding carbohydrate ABC transporter permease, producing MSTLMERTRTEPTATTEAPRYRKGKDHERPGILTYAILIAFFAISAFPLWWSFVISSRQSSDTNLVPPAVLPGPNFLGNAAKVFETAPFLQALANSVIISGAITVSVVFFSTLAGYSFAKLKFRASNGLLLAVIATMAIPTQLGIIPLFMLMAEWEWVGTLQAVILPGLVTAFGVFFMRQYLVDVIPDELIEAARVDGASMWGTFWHVALPAARPAMAVLALFTFMAAWTDFLWPLLVLGPRNPSVQTALAALSASGGQTPDHSLVLAGAVLSVIPLLILFVLAGKQLVAGIMQGAVKG from the coding sequence ATGAGCACCCTGATGGAACGCACGCGGACCGAACCGACCGCGACCACGGAGGCCCCGCGGTACCGCAAGGGCAAGGACCACGAGCGGCCGGGCATCCTCACCTACGCCATCCTCATCGCGTTCTTCGCCATCTCGGCGTTCCCGTTGTGGTGGTCGTTCGTCATCTCGAGTCGGCAGTCCTCCGACACGAACCTCGTGCCGCCCGCCGTCCTCCCCGGCCCGAACTTCCTCGGCAACGCGGCGAAGGTGTTCGAGACCGCCCCGTTCCTGCAGGCGCTCGCGAACAGCGTCATCATCTCGGGCGCGATCACGGTCTCGGTGGTGTTCTTCTCGACCCTCGCCGGCTACTCCTTCGCGAAGCTGAAGTTCCGGGCCAGCAACGGGCTGCTCCTCGCGGTGATCGCCACGATGGCGATCCCCACCCAACTCGGCATCATCCCGTTGTTCATGCTCATGGCCGAGTGGGAGTGGGTGGGGACGCTCCAGGCGGTGATCCTGCCAGGGCTCGTGACCGCGTTCGGTGTGTTCTTCATGCGCCAGTACCTCGTCGACGTCATCCCCGACGAGCTCATCGAGGCCGCGCGCGTCGACGGCGCGTCGATGTGGGGCACCTTCTGGCATGTCGCGCTGCCGGCCGCCCGACCGGCGATGGCCGTCCTCGCGCTCTTCACCTTCATGGCCGCGTGGACCGACTTCCTCTGGCCACTCCTCGTCCTCGGTCCGCGGAACCCGAGTGTCCAGACGGCGCTCGCGGCCCTGAGCGCGAGCGGCGGACAGACCCCGGACCACTCACTCGTGCTCGCTGGCGCGGTGCTCTCGGTGATCCCACTGCTGATCCTCTTCGTCCTCGCCGGGAAGCAGCTCGTGGCGGGCATCATGCAGGGCGCGGTCAAGGGATGA
- a CDS encoding zinc-binding dehydrogenase, with the protein MRAVRITAPDEAAVVDRPDPQAGPGEVLIRIERAGLCGTDVALLRGTMPYLADGRTTLPLQPGHEWAGRVVSVGEGVTATAPGDLVTGDTFIGCGTCTLCATGRHHLCPDHLELGVLGQLEGALAELLVVPERAVHHLPAGVDADLGAMVEPASCSLRGVRLAAVGPGDRVLVWGAGTLAMFAALFAADSGASVTVVARRESDRRFAADFGLATRDPADLGDERFDVIIEATGSAEVTRRLLDNATAGVRVALLGVPGGDSGLPSGRLIALDATLHAVLGGSDCIDEAARRFASMGDTVRRLIGSVITLEDVPRALAAGLPRAAGSGPKTQIRF; encoded by the coding sequence ATGAGAGCCGTACGCATCACCGCACCGGATGAAGCCGCGGTCGTTGACCGACCGGATCCGCAGGCCGGACCGGGTGAGGTCCTCATCCGCATCGAACGCGCCGGGCTCTGCGGCACCGATGTCGCGCTGCTGCGCGGCACCATGCCGTACCTCGCCGACGGCCGCACCACCCTGCCGCTCCAACCCGGCCACGAGTGGGCCGGTCGGGTGGTCTCCGTGGGCGAGGGTGTCACCGCGACCGCACCGGGCGACCTCGTCACCGGTGACACCTTCATCGGGTGCGGCACCTGCACGCTCTGCGCCACGGGGCGACACCATCTCTGCCCCGACCACCTCGAACTCGGCGTCCTCGGACAACTGGAGGGAGCCCTCGCAGAACTCCTCGTCGTCCCCGAGCGCGCCGTCCATCACCTCCCGGCCGGGGTCGACGCGGACCTCGGCGCGATGGTCGAACCCGCCTCCTGCTCACTCCGTGGCGTCCGACTCGCGGCAGTGGGGCCCGGCGACCGCGTGCTCGTCTGGGGCGCCGGCACGCTCGCCATGTTCGCCGCGCTCTTCGCCGCGGACTCCGGGGCGTCCGTCACGGTCGTGGCCCGCCGTGAGTCCGATCGGCGGTTCGCCGCGGACTTCGGCCTGGCCACGCGCGATCCGGCCGACCTCGGCGACGAGCGCTTCGACGTGATCATCGAGGCCACGGGTTCGGCCGAGGTCACCCGTCGCCTCCTCGACAACGCCACCGCCGGCGTCCGCGTCGCACTGCTCGGCGTGCCCGGCGGCGACTCGGGGCTGCCATCAGGCAGACTCATCGCCCTCGACGCCACACTCCACGCGGTGCTCGGCGGATCAGATTGCATCGATGAGGCGGCGCGACGGTTCGCCTCCATGGGCGACACGGTCCGGCGATTGATCGGCTCCGTGATCACCCTCGAGGACGTGCCCCGGGCGCTCGCCGCGGGACTCCCCCGCGCGGCCGGCTCCGGACCGAAGACGCAGATCCGGTTCTGA